In the genome of Gemmatimonadota bacterium, one region contains:
- a CDS encoding DMT family transporter codes for MRYVAAAAFFFSLMSLLVRLSGGAGLTTMEVVLGRSLVVLVLSWTFLKRRGLSALGEDRTLLFVRGVVGFIALSCFYFALIHLPLADATVIQYTNPVWTALLAALLLAEPIGRKEVALSLISLGGVVLMARPSFLFGGGAPGLPPGPVAVGVVGALFSGLSYVAVRRLARSDAPLVVVYWFALVSTLGAIPFVVRDFTLPGPRALALLGAVGVATYLGQVLITMGLREERAGRAMGVAYLQVVFAATWGAIVLREFPDRWTFGGAAVILGSTWLLARMRSPTL; via the coding sequence GCGGCTGTCCGGAGGGGCGGGGTTGACGACGATGGAAGTCGTCCTCGGGCGGTCGCTGGTCGTCCTCGTTCTTTCGTGGACCTTCCTGAAACGACGGGGCCTTTCCGCATTGGGAGAGGATCGGACGCTCCTCTTCGTCCGGGGCGTCGTCGGCTTCATCGCGCTCTCCTGCTTCTATTTCGCGCTCATCCACCTCCCCCTCGCCGACGCCACGGTCATCCAATACACGAACCCCGTTTGGACCGCGCTTCTGGCCGCGCTCCTCCTGGCCGAACCCATTGGGCGAAAGGAGGTGGCGCTCTCGCTCATCTCGCTGGGCGGCGTGGTCCTGATGGCCCGGCCGAGCTTCCTTTTCGGCGGGGGCGCCCCGGGTCTCCCGCCGGGTCCGGTGGCCGTCGGAGTCGTGGGCGCCTTGTTCAGCGGCCTCTCCTACGTGGCCGTTCGGCGGCTGGCGCGGAGCGACGCTCCCCTTGTTGTCGTCTACTGGTTCGCTCTGGTGAGCACCCTGGGCGCCATCCCCTTCGTGGTGCGGGACTTCACCCTTCCGGGCCCGCGCGCGCTCGCCCTCCTTGGCGCCGTCGGCGTCGCGACCTACCTGGGGCAGGTGCTCATCACCATGGGGCTCCGTGAAGAACGGGCAGGACGAGCGATGGGGGTCGCCTACCTCCAGGTCGTCTTCGCCGCCACCTGGGGCGCGATCGTCCTTCGGGAGTTCCCGGACCGGTGGACCTTCGGTGGCGCCGCGGTCATCCTCGGCTCCACCTGGCTCCTCGCCCGGATGCGATCCCCCACCCTCTAG
- a CDS encoding TolC family protein has product MESRRAAGSLRRISRRGGFGAPAVVLTAAILLLPGSILGQGAEAGRSLTLDAAVNLALDGNRDVRRARLTLAEAEGRVSEAWGSVFPSIDLTTSYNRNLTPPGSFLPAIFVDPDAAPDELRFIQFGADNVWSNQIYLEQTLFEARAFIGVGAAGRYQAFQEEGVRGVIHDVVTRVRTLYYDLLLAREQARLIERSVERVVQSLEETRALNRAGLSSDYDVLRLEVELANLEPQLRRAENEFRRMERELVTELDLPPGTTLEVQGALAEMNLDDLALNSPENLRILEFAGVEPPATVDDAAAEALYERARVANAQLQQASLNEELRNAELQVERSEYLPRLALFGSYDIQAQQNGSPDFFGGAGQRGYGRNIGLRLTIPIFTGFERSARVEQRRATLGAAQVETELAEDRIRDEVRSLLDEVDEARLRARSQALAVRQAERGFEIASAQYREGLGSQLELTDAEVALRQSEFNYAQAVFDYLSARARLDRTVGEVPLPAAGS; this is encoded by the coding sequence GTGGAGTCCCGACGGGCGGCCGGGTCGCTCCGGCGAATTTCGAGGCGAGGCGGCTTCGGGGCGCCGGCCGTGGTTCTTACGGCGGCGATCCTCCTTCTGCCGGGATCCATCCTCGGTCAGGGGGCGGAGGCGGGGCGCTCGTTGACCCTGGACGCGGCCGTGAACCTCGCGCTCGACGGAAACCGGGATGTCCGACGCGCTCGGCTCACTCTCGCCGAAGCGGAGGGCCGGGTTTCGGAGGCGTGGGGAAGCGTATTCCCGAGCATTGACCTCACGACCTCGTACAACCGGAATCTCACTCCGCCGGGATCGTTTCTCCCGGCCATTTTCGTGGACCCGGATGCAGCTCCGGATGAGCTCCGCTTCATCCAGTTCGGCGCGGACAACGTCTGGTCGAACCAGATCTACCTGGAGCAGACCCTCTTCGAGGCCCGTGCCTTCATCGGTGTGGGGGCGGCCGGACGTTACCAGGCCTTTCAGGAAGAGGGTGTGCGAGGGGTGATCCACGACGTCGTGACGCGGGTCAGGACCCTCTATTACGACCTCCTCCTCGCCCGCGAGCAAGCCCGGCTGATCGAGCGATCCGTTGAGCGGGTCGTGCAGTCCCTCGAGGAGACGCGGGCCCTCAATCGTGCCGGCCTCTCTTCGGACTACGATGTCCTGCGCCTCGAAGTGGAGCTGGCGAACCTCGAGCCCCAACTCCGTCGCGCCGAGAACGAATTCCGCCGGATGGAGCGAGAGCTCGTGACCGAGCTCGACCTCCCTCCGGGGACGACGCTAGAGGTCCAGGGCGCACTTGCCGAGATGAACCTCGACGATCTCGCGCTCAATTCGCCCGAGAACTTGCGGATCCTCGAGTTCGCCGGAGTGGAGCCACCTGCGACGGTGGATGACGCGGCGGCCGAAGCGCTCTACGAACGGGCACGTGTCGCGAATGCGCAGCTCCAGCAAGCGAGTCTGAACGAGGAGCTCCGGAACGCGGAGCTCCAGGTCGAGCGATCGGAGTATCTCCCTCGGCTTGCCCTTTTTGGGAGCTACGACATCCAGGCCCAGCAGAACGGAAGTCCCGACTTTTTCGGGGGTGCGGGGCAGCGCGGCTACGGGCGCAACATCGGACTTCGGCTGACGATTCCGATCTTCACCGGTTTCGAGCGGAGCGCGCGCGTGGAGCAACGGCGCGCCACGCTGGGCGCGGCCCAGGTCGAGACCGAGCTCGCCGAGGATCGGATTCGCGACGAAGTGCGGTCGCTCCTCGACGAGGTGGACGAAGCTCGGCTGCGGGCGCGGAGCCAGGCGCTGGCCGTGCGACAGGCCGAACGGGGCTTCGAGATCGCGAGCGCCCAGTACCGCGAGGGGCTCGGGAGCCAGCTGGAGTTGACCGACGCCGAGGTCGCGCTGCGGCAGAGCGAGTTCAACTACGCCCAGGCCGTGTTCGACTACCTGTCGGCGCGCGCGCGGTTGGATCGGACGGTAGGAGAGGTGCCCTTGCCCGCCGCCGGTTCTTGA
- a CDS encoding TetR/AcrR family transcriptional regulator, whose amino-acid sequence MDKTRDRILTCACDLYLDDGFEGFSMRKLARSVGVTAPALYRHFLGKEQVLLEVVGEGYRTLIQYLHPALGGRTPEERFSLAGAGYMNFALEHPRYYEILYSYTEFLGLEELPEGIRKLVAGIDQFWLDRVRECMDAGILKPDDPELVGRTFWAVSHGLVSIYHRKMLRLSEEEFREAFAAAMRQLMTGVGVEEAPSAA is encoded by the coding sequence ATGGATAAAACACGGGATCGAATTCTCACCTGCGCGTGCGACCTCTACCTGGATGACGGGTTCGAGGGGTTTTCGATGCGGAAGCTCGCACGCAGCGTCGGGGTCACGGCACCTGCGCTCTACCGGCACTTCCTCGGAAAGGAGCAGGTCCTGCTCGAAGTCGTGGGTGAAGGGTACCGGACGCTGATCCAGTACCTCCACCCGGCGCTGGGCGGACGGACTCCGGAGGAGCGATTCAGCCTGGCGGGGGCGGGATACATGAACTTCGCCCTCGAGCACCCACGCTACTACGAGATCCTTTACTCCTACACGGAATTTCTCGGCCTCGAGGAGCTCCCGGAAGGGATCCGAAAGCTCGTAGCCGGAATCGACCAGTTCTGGCTCGATCGGGTTCGGGAGTGCATGGACGCGGGAATCTTGAAGCCGGACGATCCCGAGTTGGTCGGGCGAACGTTTTGGGCGGTCTCGCACGGCCTCGTCTCGATCTACCACAGGAAGATGCTTCGCCTCTCCGAAGAGGAATTTCGCGAGGCCTTCGCAGCGGCGATGAGACAGCTGATGACGGGCGTCGGGGTGGAGGAGGCTCCCTCGGCGGCATGA
- a CDS encoding efflux RND transporter periplasmic adaptor subunit, which translates to MFRRWKKAQSPERAAGMRAVTILVLGAALSACGDAEAGSQAGADAFQRVVNVEVLPIEARSFEETIRIAGTVQANVDVMISAEEPGVVRETFAERGAIVRSGDAILQVDDRILRSQVAEAEARANLARETWERRRRLFEEDGVGSELAYLEARYQADQADAVLASLRERLDRTLILAPIAGVLEARPVEVGTMVGIGTPVARIVQVDPIKVLAGVPERFAGLVGPASRATVTFDALGPEVHEARVRYIGATVNPSNRTFEVELSIPNQERSIKPEMVANVNVVLREREGAIVIPQESVVRVEEGFVAFVVRDEGEASIAEVRPIRLGATQRNEVVVEEGLAVGERLIVLGQNQVANGDHVQVVRTRETTVTGGGS; encoded by the coding sequence ATGTTTAGACGCTGGAAGAAGGCCCAGAGCCCGGAACGGGCGGCGGGGATGCGTGCGGTCACGATTCTAGTGCTGGGGGCGGCGCTTTCGGCCTGCGGTGATGCGGAAGCGGGAAGCCAGGCGGGCGCGGACGCCTTCCAGCGCGTCGTGAATGTGGAGGTGCTCCCTATCGAGGCCCGCTCCTTCGAGGAGACGATCCGCATCGCCGGGACGGTGCAAGCGAACGTGGACGTCATGATTTCCGCGGAGGAGCCCGGTGTCGTGCGGGAGACTTTCGCGGAGAGGGGTGCCATCGTTCGGTCGGGAGATGCAATCCTCCAGGTGGACGACCGGATCCTCCGCTCTCAGGTCGCGGAGGCCGAGGCACGAGCCAATCTCGCCCGGGAAACGTGGGAGCGCCGGCGCCGTCTCTTCGAGGAGGACGGGGTGGGGTCGGAGCTCGCCTACCTCGAGGCGAGGTATCAAGCCGACCAGGCCGACGCGGTCCTGGCCTCCCTGCGGGAGCGCCTCGACCGGACGCTGATTCTCGCGCCGATCGCCGGAGTGTTGGAGGCACGGCCCGTAGAGGTAGGAACGATGGTGGGGATCGGCACCCCGGTCGCGCGCATCGTCCAGGTGGACCCCATCAAGGTTCTGGCCGGCGTGCCGGAACGCTTCGCCGGGCTCGTGGGGCCGGCCTCGCGCGCGACCGTGACCTTCGATGCCCTCGGGCCAGAGGTCCACGAGGCGCGCGTACGGTATATCGGCGCGACTGTGAACCCCAGCAACCGCACCTTCGAGGTCGAGCTCAGCATTCCGAATCAGGAACGATCCATCAAGCCCGAGATGGTGGCGAATGTCAACGTGGTCCTGCGGGAGCGCGAAGGCGCCATCGTCATTCCCCAGGAGTCGGTCGTGCGGGTCGAGGAGGGGTTCGTGGCCTTCGTCGTGAGGGATGAGGGAGAGGCCTCGATTGCCGAGGTTCGCCCAATCCGGCTCGGCGCGACCCAGAGGAACGAGGTCGTGGTCGAAGAGGGGCTCGCGGTGGGAGAGCGACTCATCGTTCTGGGACAGAACCAGGTGGCGAACGGTGACCATGTCCAGGTCGTGCGAACGCGCGAGACCACCGTAACGGGAGGTGGCTCATGA